In Methanosarcina barkeri MS, a single window of DNA contains:
- the cobA gene encoding uroporphyrinogen-III C-methyltransferase: MSGNYGKVYLVGSGPGDPELLTLKARRLIDSAEVIVYDQLPGKAILDSMPASAEKINVGKYAGNHTMTQSEINEVLVQKAKEGKMVVRLKGGDPYVFGRGGEEAEVLVAEGIEFEVVPGITSAIAVPAYAGIPVTHRESTSMVTFITGHEDPTKKESGLDWETLAKFGGTIVILMGVKMLGRNAKELMKHGKAPDTPVAVIERGTRADQRVTVGTLANIATLAEERKVKAPAITVVGDVVHLHDILGEQQTGADF; the protein is encoded by the coding sequence ATGTCAGGAAATTACGGAAAAGTCTATCTTGTGGGTTCTGGTCCAGGCGACCCTGAGCTCCTTACCCTGAAAGCCCGCCGGCTAATTGACAGTGCTGAAGTAATTGTTTATGACCAGCTTCCCGGAAAAGCTATTCTTGACTCAATGCCGGCAAGTGCGGAAAAAATTAATGTTGGAAAATACGCCGGCAACCATACCATGACACAGTCTGAGATTAATGAAGTGCTTGTGCAGAAAGCAAAAGAAGGAAAGATGGTAGTCAGGCTTAAAGGAGGAGATCCCTATGTCTTCGGAAGAGGCGGAGAAGAAGCCGAAGTGCTCGTAGCCGAAGGAATTGAGTTTGAAGTTGTGCCTGGGATTACTTCTGCAATAGCAGTGCCTGCTTATGCCGGAATTCCTGTAACCCACAGGGAAAGCACTTCAATGGTCACTTTCATAACAGGGCATGAAGACCCTACAAAAAAAGAAAGCGGACTTGACTGGGAAACCCTGGCAAAATTCGGAGGAACAATTGTAATCCTTATGGGTGTGAAGATGCTCGGCCGGAATGCAAAAGAACTAATGAAGCACGGCAAAGCCCCGGATACTCCTGTTGCAGTCATTGAGAGAGGAACCAGGGCCGACCAGAGGGTAACTGTAGGGACCCTTGCAAACATTGCCACCCTGGCAGAAGAAAGAAAAGTAAAAGCTCCAGCTATTACGGTTGTAGGGGATGTTGTACACCTGCACGATATTCTCGGAGAACAGCAGACAGGAGCTGACTTTTAA